Proteins found in one Zea mays cultivar B73 chromosome 1, Zm-B73-REFERENCE-NAM-5.0, whole genome shotgun sequence genomic segment:
- the LOC103631701 gene encoding transcription factor MYB2, protein MDAISSLLLQEGWRKGPWTALEDRLLTEYVQQHGEGSWNSVAKLTGLRRSGKSCRLRWVNYLRPDLKRGKITPDEETVILQLHAMLGNRWSAIARCLPGRTDNEIKNYWRTHFKKARPSRRARAQLLHQYQQQQEEERRQYLQSLQLLQQEQQQQQLLLQQQSQQLVVKQQQLEQQSPPEPDHQAVMAMLDSQQSTAECYCSPVPVVPEQCCALPADDDDAMLWDSLWRLVDGDGRGCGDGDDSSGVAY, encoded by the exons ATGGACGCGatcagcagcctgctgctgcagGAGGGCTGGAGGAAGGGCCCGTGGACGGCGCTGGAGGACAGGCTGCTCACCGAGTACGTGCAGCAGCACGGCGAGGGCAGCTGGAACTCCGTCGCCAAGCTCACAG GGCTGCGCCGGAGCGGGAAGAGCTGCCGGCTGCGGTGGGTGAACTACCTCCGGCCGGACCTCAAGCGGGGGAAGATCACCCCGGACGAGGAGACCGTCATCCTCCAGCTGCACGCCATGCTCGGCAACAG GTGGTCGGCGATCGCGCGGTGCCTGCCAGGGAGGACGGACAACGAGATCAAGAACTACTGGCGGACGCACTTCAAGAAGGCCCGGCCGTCGCGGCGCGCCCGGGCACAGCTGCTGCACCAGTaccagcagcagcaggaggaggagcGCCGACAGTACCTCCAGAGCCTGCAGCTCCTGCAGCaggagcagcaacaacagcagctgctcctccaGCAGCAGAGTCAGCAGCTGGTGGTGAAACAACAGCAGCTGGAGCAGCAAAGCCCGCCGGAGCCTGATCACCAGgccgtgatggcgatgttggacaGCCAGCAGAGCACGGCGGAATGCTACTGCAGCCCGGTGCCGGTGGTGCCAGAGCAGTGCTGCGCGCTCCcggccgacgacgacgacgccatgcTGTGGGATAGCCTGTGGAGGCTGGTggacggggacgggcgcggcTGCGGCGACGGCGACGACTCCAGCGGAGTCGCATACTAG